The Deltaproteobacteria bacterium DNA window CCCGTAACTGCAAAGCAGGATACGTTCGCCCGGTTTGGCCTTTTCCAGGCCGGCGATCAAAAGTAATAACGGTGCGGCCGCCCCTGTGTCTCCTACTGTGGTCAGCAGGGGGTCTTCCATGAAGGAACCTGGAGACAGGTTCAGGCTTTTGATTACGCGGGCGTAGGCCCGACTATCTGGGGCGGAGAAGATGAATTGAGAAATATCCGCGGCTTTCATCTCATATTTCTTCAGGATCCCTTCGATACAGTTCTTGACGATGCGGGCATACCCGTAGGCCTGGGTGAAAGCAGCGTCTCCTTTTTGTAAAAAAGCATCATCCTGTTTCCGCCAAGCATCCATGAATTCTTCGGAAAGGGAATAAATCCCTTCTATGGAAGCCGCCACGGCAGTGGACCCGACCATCAACCCCGCCGCACCATCTCCAAAGAGTTGTTCGGAATCTGACCCGGGCTCACCCCGGCGGGAGTCCCCTGCTACCACCAGAATGCTCTTGGCGCTCCCGCCTTTCACGGCATCCATGGCCGATTTCAAAGCGGCTGTTCCAGCCCGCAGAGAAGAGAGCTGGTCTGCCGTAAAGATCTCCACGGGAAGATCCACGACTGTAGCCGCCAGGGTTGAGGCCTGTTTTTCTAAGTAAGGGGACGTGGTAGAAGCAAATATCAACCCGTCGACGGCTTTCGGATCAATGCCCTGAAGACAGTTCAGGGCCGCCTCCACACTCATTGTCAGGCTGTCTTCATCATGGTTAGCCACGGAACGTTCCCCGGAAATAAACCGGGGGCCCCAGGCTTTGGCTATTACATCTCGTCCCAAACGATATTTGGGAATGTATGCCCCATA harbors:
- a CDS encoding hydroxymethylglutaryl-CoA synthase → MVGITSYGAYIPKYRLGRDVIAKAWGPRFISGERSVANHDEDSLTMSVEAALNCLQGIDPKAVDGLIFASTTSPYLEKQASTLAATVVDLPVEIFTADQLSSLRAGTAALKSAMDAVKGGSAKSILVVAGDSRRGEPGSDSEQLFGDGAAGLMVGSTAVAASIEGIYSLSEEFMDAWRKQDDAFLQKGDAAFTQAYGYARIVKNCIEGILKKYEMKAADISQFIFSAPDSRAYARVIKSLNLSPGSFMEDPLLTTVGDTGAAAPLLLLIAGLEKAKPGERILLCSYGAGNSDAFLLQVTPEIERLKEKRGVTSYLSYKKPLTNYEKFLKFQGTLSNKPLIPYSSWALLWKEKKQNLQLYGTRCKKCGTFAYPRRRVCQKCNAKDEYEDAKLPRSGKIYTFAKDHLYPSPDPPTVMAVVDMDGGGRFYGQLTDCDPAQVKIGMPVELTFRRFHQGDGFYNYFWKLRPQEKS